In Silurus meridionalis isolate SWU-2019-XX chromosome 29, ASM1480568v1, whole genome shotgun sequence, one DNA window encodes the following:
- the pip5k1aa gene encoding phosphatidylinositol-4-phosphate 5-kinase, type I, alpha, a isoform X1: MATAGPVSTEGGNPSNAVSMFWRMRLFPQRGPAGPLRMASVEGQASLSASQTNKRTIGHRGIDPTGETTYKKTTSSALKGAIQLGIAHTVGSLSQKPERDVLMQDFEEVESIFFPSEGSNLTPGHHHGDFRFKTYAPVAFRYFREMFGIRPDDYLYSLCNDPLIELSNPGASGSVFYVSSDDEFIIKTVQHKEAEFLQKLLPGYFMNLNQNKRTLLPKFYGLYCIQAGGKNIRIVAMNNLLPRAVPMRLKYDLKGSTYKRRASPKERMKSLPTYKDLDFMQDLPDGLLLETDHYNALCKTIQRDCLLLQSFKIMDYSLLLGIHNVDLAEEEGSMPVQKRNQGQKPLYCTTMEAIQGEVKGKATPQYSESTGGVPAHNSKGERLLIFIGIIDILQSYRLVKKLEHSWKALVHDGDTVSVHRPGFYADRFQKFMCNTVFRKSSLKTSPSKKVRGPIAGQRKANSAVGGQSQPGQLSLMVAQSNSEQTQSDEESTPVLGDSAVTPTSDTPGSGENEPHPDFSATPLASDMADTTL, from the exons ATGCAGTTTCTATGTTTTGGAGGATGAGATTGTTTCCTCAGAGAG GACCCGCTGGACCTCTTAGGATGGCGTCTGTTGAA GGCCAGGCCTCTCTGAGTGCGTCACAGACAAATAAGAGAACTATCGGCCATCGTGGGATTGACCCCACCGGGGAGACTACATACAAAAAG ACAACCTCATCTGCTCTGAAAGGTGCAATCCAGCTGGGCATAGCACACACAGTGGGCAGCTTGAGCCAGAAGCCAGAGAGAGATGTTCTTATGCAGGACTTTGAAGAAGTGGAGAGCATTTTCTTTCCCAG cGAGGGCAGTAATTTAACTCCTGGCCACCACCATGGCGACTTCAGGTTTAAAACCTATGCTCCAGTTGCCTTCCGCTACTTTAGAGAGATGTTTGGGATTCGGCCTGATGACTACCTT TATTCTCTGTGCAACGATCCTCTGATCGAGCTTTCAAACCCTGGGGCCAGTGGATCTGTGTTTTATGTCTCAAGTGATGATGAGTTCATCATTAAAACTGTCCAGCACAAGGAGGCAGAGTTCCTGCAAAAATTACTTCCTGGATACTTTATG AACCTGAACCAGAACAAGCGTACCCTTCTTCCAAAGTTCTATGGACTGTACTGCATTCAAGCTGGAGGGAAGAACATCCGCATCGTAGCAATGAACAACCTACTGCCACGCGCCGTGCCCATGCGCCTCAAATACGACCTGAAGGGTTCCACATATAAGCGTCGTGCCTCCCCTAAGGAGAGAATGAAGAGTCTTCCTACCTATAAAGACTTAGACTTCATGCAGGACCTGCCCGATGGCCTCCTACTAGAGACGGATCACTACAACGCACTATGCAAGACCATCCAACGAGACTGCCtg CTGCTGCAGAGCTTCAAGATCATGGACTACAGTCTACTGTTGGGGATTCACAATGTGGACCTGGCTGAAGAAGAAGGTTCTATGCCAGTGCAGAAGAGGAATCAGGGCCAGAAGCCCCTCTACTGCACAACTATGGAGGCGATCCAAGGCGAGGTCAAGGGCAAGGCTACACCACAGTACAGTGAGAG CACGGGAGGAGTGCCAGCACATAACTCAAAGGGGGAAAGGTTGCTGATCTTTATTGGTATTATTGACATCCTGCAGTCTTACAG gTTGGTGAAAAAATTGGAGCACTCCTGGAAAGCCCTGGTTCATGATGGG GACACAGTGTCTGTACACAGGCCTGGCTTCTATGCAGACCGCTTCCAGAAGTTCATGTGCAATACAGTTTTTAGGAAATCATCAT TAAAAACATCCCCTTCTAAGAAGGTGCGAGGACCAATTGCAGGGCAACGCAAGGCGAACAGTGCAGTGGGTGGACAAAGCCAGCCTGGTCAGCTGTCACTTATGGTAGCACAAAGTAACTCGGAACAAACTCAGTCAGACGAGGAGTCGACTCCCGTACTTGGTGACAGTGCTGTAACTCCCACCTCAGACACACCAGGAAGTGGAG agaacGAGCCTCACCCTGACTTCTCTGCTACTCCTCTTGCAAGCGACATGGCAGATACAACACTCTAA
- the pip5k1aa gene encoding phosphatidylinositol-4-phosphate 5-kinase, type I, alpha, a isoform X2 has product MATAGPVSTEGGNPSRPAGPLRMASVEGQASLSASQTNKRTIGHRGIDPTGETTYKKTTSSALKGAIQLGIAHTVGSLSQKPERDVLMQDFEEVESIFFPSEGSNLTPGHHHGDFRFKTYAPVAFRYFREMFGIRPDDYLYSLCNDPLIELSNPGASGSVFYVSSDDEFIIKTVQHKEAEFLQKLLPGYFMNLNQNKRTLLPKFYGLYCIQAGGKNIRIVAMNNLLPRAVPMRLKYDLKGSTYKRRASPKERMKSLPTYKDLDFMQDLPDGLLLETDHYNALCKTIQRDCLLLQSFKIMDYSLLLGIHNVDLAEEEGSMPVQKRNQGQKPLYCTTMEAIQGEVKGKATPQYSESTGGVPAHNSKGERLLIFIGIIDILQSYRLVKKLEHSWKALVHDGDTVSVHRPGFYADRFQKFMCNTVFRKSSLKTSPSKKVRGPIAGQRKANSAVGGQSQPGQLSLMVAQSNSEQTQSDEESTPVLGDSAVTPTSDTPGSGENEPHPDFSATPLASDMADTTL; this is encoded by the exons GACCCGCTGGACCTCTTAGGATGGCGTCTGTTGAA GGCCAGGCCTCTCTGAGTGCGTCACAGACAAATAAGAGAACTATCGGCCATCGTGGGATTGACCCCACCGGGGAGACTACATACAAAAAG ACAACCTCATCTGCTCTGAAAGGTGCAATCCAGCTGGGCATAGCACACACAGTGGGCAGCTTGAGCCAGAAGCCAGAGAGAGATGTTCTTATGCAGGACTTTGAAGAAGTGGAGAGCATTTTCTTTCCCAG cGAGGGCAGTAATTTAACTCCTGGCCACCACCATGGCGACTTCAGGTTTAAAACCTATGCTCCAGTTGCCTTCCGCTACTTTAGAGAGATGTTTGGGATTCGGCCTGATGACTACCTT TATTCTCTGTGCAACGATCCTCTGATCGAGCTTTCAAACCCTGGGGCCAGTGGATCTGTGTTTTATGTCTCAAGTGATGATGAGTTCATCATTAAAACTGTCCAGCACAAGGAGGCAGAGTTCCTGCAAAAATTACTTCCTGGATACTTTATG AACCTGAACCAGAACAAGCGTACCCTTCTTCCAAAGTTCTATGGACTGTACTGCATTCAAGCTGGAGGGAAGAACATCCGCATCGTAGCAATGAACAACCTACTGCCACGCGCCGTGCCCATGCGCCTCAAATACGACCTGAAGGGTTCCACATATAAGCGTCGTGCCTCCCCTAAGGAGAGAATGAAGAGTCTTCCTACCTATAAAGACTTAGACTTCATGCAGGACCTGCCCGATGGCCTCCTACTAGAGACGGATCACTACAACGCACTATGCAAGACCATCCAACGAGACTGCCtg CTGCTGCAGAGCTTCAAGATCATGGACTACAGTCTACTGTTGGGGATTCACAATGTGGACCTGGCTGAAGAAGAAGGTTCTATGCCAGTGCAGAAGAGGAATCAGGGCCAGAAGCCCCTCTACTGCACAACTATGGAGGCGATCCAAGGCGAGGTCAAGGGCAAGGCTACACCACAGTACAGTGAGAG CACGGGAGGAGTGCCAGCACATAACTCAAAGGGGGAAAGGTTGCTGATCTTTATTGGTATTATTGACATCCTGCAGTCTTACAG gTTGGTGAAAAAATTGGAGCACTCCTGGAAAGCCCTGGTTCATGATGGG GACACAGTGTCTGTACACAGGCCTGGCTTCTATGCAGACCGCTTCCAGAAGTTCATGTGCAATACAGTTTTTAGGAAATCATCAT TAAAAACATCCCCTTCTAAGAAGGTGCGAGGACCAATTGCAGGGCAACGCAAGGCGAACAGTGCAGTGGGTGGACAAAGCCAGCCTGGTCAGCTGTCACTTATGGTAGCACAAAGTAACTCGGAACAAACTCAGTCAGACGAGGAGTCGACTCCCGTACTTGGTGACAGTGCTGTAACTCCCACCTCAGACACACCAGGAAGTGGAG agaacGAGCCTCACCCTGACTTCTCTGCTACTCCTCTTGCAAGCGACATGGCAGATACAACACTCTAA
- the psmd4a gene encoding 26S proteasome non-ATPase regulatory subunit 4a, whose product MVLESTMVCVDNSEYMRNGDFLPTRLQAQQDAVNIVCHSKTRSNPENNVGLITMANNCEVLTTLTPDTGRILSKLHAVQPRGKISFCTGIRVAHLALKHRQGKNHKMRIIAFVGSPVEDNEKDLVKLAKRLKKEKVNVDVINFGEEEVNTEKLTAFVNTLNGKEGTGSHLVTVPPGPSLADALLSSPILAGEGGTMMGLGASDFEFGVDPSADPELALALRVSMEEQRQRQEEEARRAAAQSAAEAGITTPTADESEEALLKMSVSQPESGVTSLPDFSSMTEEEQVAYAMQMSLAGGEFVESKDTEAPMDTAESAKEEDDYDVMQDPEFLQSVLENLPGVDPNNEAIRNAMGSLASQSGSKPDGKKEEEEEKKK is encoded by the exons ATGGTGCTCGAAAGCACTATGGTCTg TGTAGACAACAGTGAGTACATGAGAAATGGTGACTTCCTGCCCACGCGACTACAGGCACAGCAGGACGCTGTCAATATCGTTTGTCACTCAAAGACACGCAGCAATCCGGAAAACAATGTCGGGCTCATCACTATGGCCAA TAACTGCGAGGTCCTGACTACTCTAACGCCAGACACCGGGCGCATCCTCTCCAAACTGCACGCCGTTCAACCCCGCGGCAAGATAAGCTTTTGTACTGGCATCAGAGTAGCCCAT ttGGCACTGAAGCACAGACAGGGAAAGAACCATAAGATGAGGATCATCGCTTTCGTGGGCAGCCCAGTGGAGGACAATGAGAAAGAT CTGGTGAAACTGGCTAAGCGTCTGAAGAAAGAGAAGGTCAATGTGGATGTAATCAATTTTGGAGAGGAG GAGGTGAACACTGAAAAGTTGACCGCGTTTGTAAACACCCTGAATGGAAAGGAAGGAACGGGTTCTCACCTGGTTACTGTGCCTCCCGGCCCAAGCTTGGCAGATGCTTTGCTTTCTTCTCCTATCCTGGCAGGCGAGGGTGGCACCATGATGGGTCTGGGAGCCAGTGACTTTGAGTTTGGGGTGGATCCCAGCGCTGACCCTGAGCTCGCTCTG GCTCTGCGTGTGTCCATGGAGGAGCAGAGGCAGCGGCAGGAGGAGGAGGCTCGGAGAGCGGCTGCCCAATCAGCTGCCGAAGCAGGAATCACCACTCCAACTGCTGATG AATCAGAGGAGGCTCTCCTGAAGATGTCGGTTTCTCAGCCCGAGTCTGGTGTGACATCACTGCCGGACTTCAGCAGCATGACTGAGGAGGAGCAGGTTGCCTACGCCATGCAGATGTCCCTGGCTGGAGGGG AATTTGTAGAATCGAAGGACACAGAAGCTCCAATGGACACTGCCGAATCAGCAAAG gaggaagatgactaTGATGTAATGCAGGACCCAGAATTCCTCCAAAGCGTACTAGAGAACTTGCCGGGTGTGGATCCCAACAATGAGGCCATTCGCAATGCCATGGGCTCCTTAGCTTCTCAGAGTGGAAGCAAGCCAGATGgcaaaaaggaggaggaggaggagaagaagaaatga
- the si:ch73-347e22.4 gene encoding zinc finger protein 271 isoform X1, with translation MKDLHSNPSNTLLKMPSESQQNDADLTQSRKQISCEKQNKMKCLSTEINSDDSFELSLQSTVNSTGFRSRITNAFSKTVKNRRSRKMDASLKASDQHPGELSDKDVGNKNPVCETNALSSIRKIDRSTQYSDEDYATALNNVTRTVAHAVKSTKVTKNYISCKYCCRSFRHISAYTIHQRIHTGEKPYRCECCGKNFAQLSKLKSHRNVHFRSVLLPCPCCGKELSEKRDLMAHFMTHVKASKWNNEPSQEGNKPDAPIMGPTHSKRIICNVYNNKFPTGYLRKFHKHACDKLMSCKTCGQKFKTSSQLVAHKKTHWPVKPYACSICAKGFDRLKALKKHSERHTGDRPFSCSHCLHAFGDLPALRLHQLSKLCNPKPPLNGDDCDLEGFLISNGVHSRVNTPMFFKCQICKGHYQKWCQYTLHLQTHTKSLSYLCFACGQSYEKDSVVDVHCRVCCQTSGEEVACGSLLSESLHSNSRKCTSLKDSPPADLYTVEAPNGNSLSSAGQLHKNSQTPSNLQRDLMPESSQLIRASTLSGNVSHDSHLPSSPTPSVMTCVSLNESQECVIISPRLCRFKCPRCGQRYKRYRALCLHMQTHAPTFKYVCGPCGHSFERWNKLWLHQKIHRRKGQGYTCSQCNVQFHFFSSYRMHMLNHSEERPYTCPLCCQIFARELDLHVHQCSLQQPSRKLQCDVCSRTFSNSTNLLKHNLLHNGAISHQCLQCNLSFPNNKSLHEHLNTHSSCVSLLPPLPSEPFTFLHNCNRCKSSFSTGDLLFAHQICHTRKLKNRVQSTQSHESTSGALGGTRSSTNRSLLSTLDLDVIPKESLFKYPHPDKLYIPSHLSITSKRVPVINLVSADEDLSQEGSIGPSEQECPKISQENSENKFKNQPQVLESQGWSENFQDTTSHNSPTPFAETSVLLEGPAATVHTAENEIQGEIFECADCSEKLGSRRELFEHYFLHALGNTHL, from the coding sequence ATGAAGGATTTGCATTCAAATCCTAGTAATACACTACTGAAAATGCCTTCGGAGTCACAACAAAATGATGCAGACTTGACACAAAGCAGGAAACAAATATcgtgtgaaaaacaaaacaaaatgaaatgtctTAGCACTGAGATAAACAGTGATGATTCTTTTGAATTGTCTCTGCAGTCTACTGTTAACAGTACAGGATTCCGTTCTCGCATTACCAATGCGTTTAGCAAAACGGTAAAGAACAGAAGGTCGAGAAAGATGGATGCAAGTTTGAAAGCATCTGATCAACATCCAGGGGAGTTATCTGATAAGGATGTTGGCAATAAGAATCCAGTATGTGAAACAAATGCACTTTCTTCCATTCGGAAAATAGACAGATCTACACAGTACAGCGATGAGGACTATGCGACTGCTTTAAATAACGTCACACGTACAGTGGCTCATGCTGTCAAGAGTACTAAAGTAACCAAGAATTATATCAGCTGTAAGTACTGTTGCCGATCCTTCCGTCATATCTCTGCATATACCATTCACCAGCGTATTCACACGGGCGAAAAACCTTACAGGTGCGAATGTTGTGGAAAGAACTTTGCTCAGCTGTCCAAACTCAAATCCCATAGAAATGTCCATTTCCGGTCTGTTCTTTTGCCATGCCCATGCTGTGGGAAAGAACTCTCAGAAAAAAGGGATTTGATGGCCCATTTTATGACTCATGTAAAGGCATCAAAATGGAATAACGAACCAAGCCAAGAAGGCAACAAACCTGACGCCCCAATAATGGGCCCTACACATAGCAAGAGAATAATTTGCAACGTTTATAACAACAAATTTCCCACTGGCTACCTGAGGAAATTTCATAAACATGCTTGCGATAAGCTCATGTCCTGTAAGACGTGCGGACAAAAATTTAAGACATCTTCCCAGCTAGTAGCCCATAAAAAGACCCACTGGCCAGTTAAACCTTATGCCTGCTCCATTTGCGCTAAAGGTTTTGATCGTCTCAAGGCTCTGAAAAAGCATTCTGAGAGACACACAGGGGATAGGCCTTTCTCCTGTTCTCACTGTCTTCATGCATTTGGTGATCTTCCTGCACTGCGGCTGCATCAACTGTCCAAACTATGCAATCCGAAACCACCTTTAAATGGAGACGATTGTGATCTTGAGGGCTTTCTAATCTCAAATGGAGTCCATAGTCGTGTAAATACGCCAATGTTCTTCAAGTGCCAAATATGTAAAGGACACTATCAGAAGTGGTGTCAGTATACTCTTcaccttcaaacacacacaaaatctctgTCCTATCTGTGCTTTGCTTGTGGACAGAGCTATGAAAAGGATTCTGTAGTCGATGTACACTGTAGAGTATGTTGTCAGACAAGTGGGGAGGAGGTGGCTTGTGGTTCTTTACTTTCGGAAAGCTTGCATAGCAACTCCAGGAAATGCACTTCTTTGAAGGATAGTCCACCAGCTGACCTTTATACTGTAGAGGCTCCCAATGGCAATTCTTTGTCAAGTGCTGGCCAGTTGCACAAGAATTCCCAAACTCCAAGCAATCTGCAGAGGGACCTTATGCCCGAGTCCTCTCAGCTTATACGGGCTTCAACATTGTCGGGAAATGTGTCTCATGATAGTCACCTACCCTCATCACCCACACCTTCTGTGATGACTTGTGTCTCCTTGAATGAGTCTCAGGAATGTGTTATAATATCACCAAGACTCTGCAGATTTAAATGTCCACGATGTGGTCAGAGGTATAAGCGATATAGGGCTTTATGCCTACACATGCAGACACATGCTCCTACTTTTAAATACGTTTGCGGGCCTTGTGGCCACTCCTTTGAAAGGTGGAACAAACTCTGGTTGCACCAGAAAATTCATCGCCGGAAAGGCCAAGGTTATACTTGTTCACAGTGCAACGTCCAATTTCACTTCTTTAGCTCGTATAGAATGCACATGCTAAACCATTCTGAGGAAAGACCCTACACTTGCCCCCTTTGCTGCCAAATCTTTGCCCGTGAATTAGACTTGCATGTTCACCAGTGCAGTCTTCAGCAGCCATCAAGAAAATTACAGTGCGATGTTTGTTCCAGGACCTTTAGTAATTCGACAAACTTGCTTAAGCACAATCTCCTTCACAATGGTGCCATTTCTCACCAGTGCCTTCAATGCAATCTGTCCTTTCCAAATAACAAAAGTCTACAcgaacatttaaacactcatagtTCTTGCGTCAGCCTCCTCCCTCCGCTCCCATCAGAGCCTTTCACATTTCTACACAACTGCAATAGATGTAAGAGCAGCTTTTCAACTGGGGATCTACTGTTTGCTCATCAGATATGTCATACCAGAAAATTAAAAAACCGAGTGCAGTCCACCCAAAGCCATGAATCTACCTCAGGGGCCCTTGGAGGCACAAGATCTTCTACAAACAGGTCTCTGCTATCAACTCTTGACCTCGATGTCATTCCAAAGGAGAGCCTTTTTAAATACCCCCACCCAGATAAACTTTATATACCATCTCATCTTTCAATTACATCAAAAAGGGTCCCGGTCATTAATCTAGTTTCGGCTGACGAGGACCTTTCACAAGAAGGCAGCATTGGACCTTCTGAACAAGAATGTCCCAAGATTTCTCAAGAAAATTcagaaaacaaattcaaaaaccaACCCCAGGTTTTGGAAAGCCAAGGTTGGTCTGAGAACTTTCAGGACACGACTAGTCACAATAGTCCGACCCCGTTTGCTGAAACAAGTGTATTATTGGAGGGTCCAGCCGCCACTGTGCACACTGCTGAAAATGAAATACAGGGTGAGATCTTTGAATGTGCAGATTGCTCTGAAAAGTTAGGCAGTCGTAGAGAATTATTCGAACACTACTTTCTGCATGCGTTAGGGAATACACACCTTTAG
- the si:ch73-347e22.4 gene encoding uncharacterized protein si:ch73-347e22.4 isoform X2, translated as MDGKFPSLGANSEQSHGLAENTHCEHHVLDNTNDISSACGKMVSEENYSKKWDGDVANASPESLHCQGAVARMQEIPPEVASLSTSYASMAYSPDCQQIPSETTPEPIKKSNFPAYQHPSMEDLRDIPDGYIGRKESVTYIYNSVNDQLPAARKENVNSDNPVTKETLEMNNEMELVQDLLVDVCESPPIHDPSAESRAVDFAKSYDPVDNEILEKERRQPTEAQESAVIILSDDTKKCYFVPNQDLQQKTGMEFVDPLIDGLSLNVKVLSKTSCGMHKDSSSVGLHDATKVFSLTQDSYSTINPIRSNMHEQCNGYISYASLTMSNSSGNDESVLRQVVQHSSPRTSSEPAQSCKIVSTGKCMETQNKNCTDNNTTLHKCLPGQHLKVDTEPNSASTSHKEQRLVCNLQNGNVPTINSLGSPTPVEISNNCIESESLICHLVKILARWWKKKKLESHLCLMINLPVVKITVLLSLHHQMQTIPH; from the exons ATGGATGGCAAATTCCCGTCTTTGGGAGCCAATAGCGAGCAGAGCCATGGATTAGCAGAAAATACACATTGTGAACACCATGTGTTGGATAATACCAATGATATTTCCTCTGCCTGTGGAAAAATGGTCTCTGAGGAGAATTATAGCAAAAAGTGGGATGGAGATGTTGCTAATGCTTCTCCAGAATCACTACATTGTCAG GGGGCAGTTGCAAGGATGCAAGAAATCCCTCCTGAAGTTGCATCTTTATCTACTTCTTATGCCTCAATGGCTTATTCTCCAGATTGTCAGCAAATTCCGTCTGAAACAACACCCGAACCAATCAAGAAATCCAATTTTCCAGCATACCAGCATCCTAGCATGGAAGATTTGAGAGACATTCCAGATGGTTATATTGGGAGAAAAGAATCAGTGACTTACATCTATAATTCTGTGAATGACCAGCTACCTGCTGCACGAAAAGAG AACGTGAACAGTGACAACCCTGTGACCAAAGAGACCTTAGAGATGAATAACGAGATGGAACTGGTGCAAGATCTACTGGTGGACGTGTGTGAATCACCACCGATCCATGATCCCTCAGCTGAGTCAAGAGCAGTGGATTTTGCTAAGAGTTATGATCCCGTAGATAATGAGATCctcgagaaagaaagaagacagcCGACTGAAGCACAAGAGTCAGCGGTTATTATTTTATCAGATGACACTAAGAAGTGTTATTTTGTGCCAAATCAAGATTTACAACAGAAG ACAGGTATGGAATTTGTGGATCCCCTGATTGATGGCTTATCACTAAATGTCAAGGTGCTCAGTAAGACCAGTTGCGGGATGCATAAAGACAGCTCATCGGTGGGACTTCATGATGCCACTAAGGTTTTCTCTTTGACACAGGATTCATATTCTACCATTAATCCAATCAGATCTAACATGCACGAGCAGTGCAACGGATACATCTCCTATGCTTCTTTAACCATGTCAAACAGTAGTGGGAATGATGAATCAGTGTTGAGACAAGTTGTTCAACATAGTTCTCCTAGAACATCGAGCGAACCTGCTCAGTCATGTAAAATCGTCAGCACTGGGAAATGTATGGAAACCCAAAATAAGAACTGTACAGACAATAACACAACTCTTCACAAATGTTTACCTGGTCAACATTTGAAGGTTGACACCGAACCAAATTCTGCATCTACCTCTCACAAAGAACAAAGACTTGTGTGTAACCTTCAAAATGGGAACGTTCCAACCATTAACTCTTTGGGTTCCCCAACACCAGTGGAAATTTCGAACAATTGTATAGAGAGTGAGAGTCTAATCTGTCATCTGGTCAAAATTCTTGCAAggtggtggaaaaaaaagaaactagagagTCATTTATGCCTAATGATAAACTTACCTGTAGTCAAAATCACTGTTCTTTTGAGCCTGCATCATCAGATGCAAACAATACCTCACTGA
- the si:ch73-347e22.4 gene encoding uncharacterized protein si:ch73-347e22.4 isoform X3, producing the protein MDGKFPSLGANSEQSHGLAENTHCEHHVLDNTNDISSACGKMVSEENYSKKWDGDVANASPESLHCQGAVARMQEIPPEVASLSTSYASMAYSPDCQQIPSETTPEPIKKSNFPAYQHPSMEDLRDIPDGYIGRKESVTYIYNSVNDQLPAARKENVNSDNPVTKETLEMNNEMELVQDLLVDVCESPPIHDPSAESRAVDFAKSYDPVDNEILEKERRQPTEAQESAVIILSDDTKKCYFVPNQDLQQKVWNLWIP; encoded by the exons ATGGATGGCAAATTCCCGTCTTTGGGAGCCAATAGCGAGCAGAGCCATGGATTAGCAGAAAATACACATTGTGAACACCATGTGTTGGATAATACCAATGATATTTCCTCTGCCTGTGGAAAAATGGTCTCTGAGGAGAATTATAGCAAAAAGTGGGATGGAGATGTTGCTAATGCTTCTCCAGAATCACTACATTGTCAG GGGGCAGTTGCAAGGATGCAAGAAATCCCTCCTGAAGTTGCATCTTTATCTACTTCTTATGCCTCAATGGCTTATTCTCCAGATTGTCAGCAAATTCCGTCTGAAACAACACCCGAACCAATCAAGAAATCCAATTTTCCAGCATACCAGCATCCTAGCATGGAAGATTTGAGAGACATTCCAGATGGTTATATTGGGAGAAAAGAATCAGTGACTTACATCTATAATTCTGTGAATGACCAGCTACCTGCTGCACGAAAAGAG AACGTGAACAGTGACAACCCTGTGACCAAAGAGACCTTAGAGATGAATAACGAGATGGAACTGGTGCAAGATCTACTGGTGGACGTGTGTGAATCACCACCGATCCATGATCCCTCAGCTGAGTCAAGAGCAGTGGATTTTGCTAAGAGTTATGATCCCGTAGATAATGAGATCctcgagaaagaaagaagacagcCGACTGAAGCACAAGAGTCAGCGGTTATTATTTTATCAGATGACACTAAGAAGTGTTATTTTGTGCCAAATCAAGATTTACAACAGAAG GTATGGAATTTGTGGATCCCCTGA